One part of the Rutidosis leptorrhynchoides isolate AG116_Rl617_1_P2 chromosome 1, CSIRO_AGI_Rlap_v1, whole genome shotgun sequence genome encodes these proteins:
- the LOC139845456 gene encoding uncharacterized protein, whose amino-acid sequence MALVQAKEGSSMSYQVPVLTPTNYQVWAVKVMAIMDAYGIWEAMEPKTGVEPDPKKSKQALAFLFQAIPEEMVLQMASYTDPKQVWDGLKTRYLGVDRVRSARVATLKRELESLRMKEGETVDDFVTKLTGLASKARTLGYELKVVDLVKRLLDSMPMFFLQIVASIEQCFELDKMLFDEAVGRLKAYEERIKGTEKIEGIQGGLLLASEEKTHGCKHCGHGGSK is encoded by the coding sequence ATGGCGTTGGTACAAGCTAAGGAAGGAAGCTCCATGTCATATCAAGTTCCAGTTTTGACCCCAACAAACTATCAGGTATGGGCGGTCAAAGTGATGGCGATTATGGATGCTTATGGAATATGGGAAGCGATGGAACCAAAAACAGGTGTGGAGCCGGATCCAAAGAAATCAAAGCAAGCACTTGCTTTCTTGTTTCAAGCAATACCCGAAGAGATGGTGTTGCAAATGGCGAGTTATACTGATCCAAAACAAGTGTGGGATGGTCTAAAAACGCGTTACTTGGGGGTGGATCGGGTGAGATCGGCTCGGGTTGCAACTTTAAAAAGGGAGCTTGAAAGTTTGCGCATGAAGGAGGGAGAAACGGTTGATGATTTTGTTACAAAATTGACCGGTTTAGCATCAAAAGCAAGGACTCTTGGATATGAGCTAAAAGTTGTAGACTTGGTGAAAAGATTGCTTGATTCTATGCCTATGTTTTTTCTCCAAATTGTGGCGTCTATAGAGCAATGTTTCGAGTTGGATAAAATGTTGTTTGATGAAGCCGTTGGGAGATTGAAGGCATATGAAGAGCGCATCAAAGGAACCGAGAAAATAGAGGGCATTCAAGGTGGTTTGTTGTTAGCTAGTGAAGAAAAAACACACGGGTGTAAACATTGTGGCCATGGCGGTTCAAAATAG
- the LOC139845482 gene encoding uncharacterized protein — protein MDETQQIPGLPESQRISGLLYDYKTRALVEHLSRDLPDTYEALLDKAYVWLDVKDTANSFGYEESQGFKRKEKPSHREEKSGRRNERNRFSPYRRENTPGILGTLIKSPKQILAIERAAQAFKAPPKLNSKGKMRDISKFCDFHNDFGHETYDCIQLRQAIEEAVRSGKLTHLVKGIRNPKVPKQEPKPEEKKPNADNAILTVAECFAVEKLRTYKRGRKSGVIDWEEISFPALDTITPSDKPVTINGRIFEREVHRAYLDGGSACDIMYEHCFDQLSPAIKARLSPPRVPLVGFSGERCWPIGEVDLDFTIGEPPLSRTEMLDFVVVRSTSQHNILLGSLAMMKMGILASTIH, from the coding sequence ATGGACGAAACCCAACAGATCCCAGGACTCCCTGAGTCACAAAGGATCTCGGGACTCTTATACGACTATAAGACCCGAGCATTGGTAGAGCATCTTAGTCGGGATCTCCCCGACACTTACGAAGCTTTGCTAGACAAAGCGTACGTTTGGCTAGATGTGAAAGACACCGCCAATAGCTTCGGATACGAAGAATCTCAGGGCTTCAAGCGAAAAGAAAAGCCAAGTCACCGTGAAGAGAAGTCCGGAAGAAGGAACGAGCGGAATAGGTTCTCCCCTTACAGAAGGGAAAACACTCCTGGGATCCTCGGGACGTTGATAAAGTCACCTAAACAAATTCTAGCTATCGAAAGGGCTGCCCAAGCCTTTAAAGCTCCACCAAAGCTGAATAGCAAGGGAAAGATGAGAGACATAAGCAAATTTTGTGATTTTCATAATGACTTCGGGCACGAAACGTACGACTGCATACAGTTGAGGCAGGCCATAGAGGAGGCTGTCAGATCTGGAAAATTAACACACTTAGTAAAAGGCATACGCAACCCGAAGGTACCCAAGCAAGAGCCTAAGCCCGAAGAAAAGAAACCAAATGCAGATAACGCCATACTGACGGTTGCAGAATGCTTCGCAGTTGAGAAGCTAAGGACCTACAAGAGGGGAAGAAAGAGCGGAGTGATAGATTGGGAAGAGATCTCCTTCCCAGCACTCGATACCATCACTCCCTCTGACAAACCTGTTACAATCAACGGACGAATCTTCGAAAGAGAGGTACATCGAGCTTACTTGGATGGCGGCAGCGCATGCGACATCATGTATGAGCATTGTTTCGATCAGCTTAGCCCTGCCATCAAAGCCCGCCTGAGCCCACCAAGGGTACCTCTAGTCGGATTCTCCGGGGAAAGATGCTGGCCTATCGGAGAGGTAGATCTCGATTTCACCATCGGAGAACCACCGTTGTCCAGAACCGAAATGCTAGACTTTGTAGTAGTCCGGTCCACCTCACAGCACAACATTCTGCTAGGAAGTCTAGCCATGATGAAAATGGGGATACTTGCATCCACTATACACTAA